One region of Pseudomonas alvandae genomic DNA includes:
- a CDS encoding DUF1780 domain-containing protein — protein MDDSDYLRLLTIAAEQANAFLSNARKWERERWVCQRLLQGLNVPYRADEFAPAGEPPDVLFRDANFEVFFVLDEGRRLNDEWRDELQRRRSAFSLSQLVRREAKPRRIPANEFLMRLAPTLRKKAHNYTERGMDLGELDIIAFASLKREVLDLNSHFPPPTEYLRQGWRSLSLVGPTFARVLFAHPDAPDFLRGNLGRSIVFDVGISL, from the coding sequence ATGGATGATTCCGATTATTTACGCCTGCTGACGATCGCTGCCGAGCAGGCCAACGCCTTTCTCTCCAATGCCCGCAAATGGGAGCGTGAGCGTTGGGTCTGCCAGCGCCTGCTGCAAGGGCTGAACGTGCCCTATCGCGCCGACGAGTTTGCGCCGGCCGGGGAGCCGCCAGACGTCTTGTTCCGCGATGCCAACTTCGAAGTGTTCTTTGTGCTCGACGAAGGCCGTCGCCTCAATGACGAATGGCGCGATGAACTACAGCGTCGCCGCAGCGCCTTCTCCCTGAGCCAACTGGTGCGCCGCGAGGCCAAGCCCCGGCGGATCCCCGCCAACGAATTCCTGATGCGGCTGGCGCCGACCCTGCGCAAGAAAGCCCACAACTACACCGAGCGCGGCATGGACCTGGGAGAGTTGGACATCATTGCGTTCGCCAGCCTCAAGCGCGAAGTGCTGGACCTCAACAGCCACTTTCCGCCGCCGACCGAATACCTGCGCCAGGGTTGGCGCTCCTTGTCGCTGGTGGGGCCGACCTTCGCCCGCGTACTGTTCGCCCATCCCGATGCGCCGGATTTCCTGCGGGGCAACCTGGGTCGCAGCATCGTCTTCGATGTCGGGATCAGCCTGTGA